In Naumovozyma castellii chromosome 1, complete genome, one DNA window encodes the following:
- the SLM5 gene encoding asparagine--tRNA ligase SLM5 (ancestral locus Anc_1.449), translated as MLRSVTYRTYTTVATSISPISKTLSTAPTFDNIIKAIQNDTNNNEKSIPIINAWITSIRILKNVTFVDLNDSTTADPLRLVINNNINNEDTLHSIKRLNLGQSVSITNLQVQRTPDRQQAFEFKLQPTSQISIIGDIQPDYPLQKKNQSLTYLRSINPIFKHRTNYFKQQLKFRSFMEFQIHYFLMINNFIKVAPPIITGNDCEGANNELFKIKPTDAYLTVSAQLHLETLLNSTNKTWSLIPCFRAEKSNTNRHLLEFWMLELELAYIDDLEPLLDFIREFIIYLVKQCREHENDLLPRYYPNGVDDRETILTRWDSLIDPSKWNTVTYDDAIKKLQESGQDFVFKPTWGKALQSEHEKWLAESYFNGTPVFVTKYPKDCKAFYMKQTPENPETVECFDLLVPGMGEIIGGSLRENNSAKLESEMDRRGMNKRGELNWYIDLRKNGSVPHGGFGLGLERLISYLFGNHNIKDAIPFPRSADSQIKL; from the coding sequence ATGTTGAGATCAGTTACATATCGAACGTATACAACTGTTGCTACTTCTATCTCCCCCATCTCCAAGACTCTATCTACCGCACCAACTTTCGATAACATCATTAAGGCAATCCAAAACGATACCAACAATAACGAAAAATcaataccaataataaatgCATGGATAACTTCCATCAGAATACTGAAAAATGTAACTTTCGTAGATCTAAACGACTCTACCACGGCTGATCCATTAAGACTAGttatcaacaacaacatcaacaatGAAGATACTCTTCATTCCATCAAACGTCTCAACCTGGGACAGAGTGTATCCATTACCAATTTACAAGTACAACGAACCCCAGACAGACAACAAGCATTCGAATTCAAATTACAACCAACTTcccaaatttcaataataggGGACATCCAACCAGACTACCCATTACAGAAAAAGAATCAGTCATTGACATATCTGAGATCAATAAATCCAATTTTCAAACATAGAAccaattatttcaaacaaCAGTTGAAATTCAGATCCTTTATGGAGTTCCAAATACACTACTTCCTAatgataaataattttattaaagTGGCACCCCCCATAATCACAGGAAACGATTGTGAGGGCGCTAATAATGAATTGTTCAAGATTAAACCAACGGATGCGTATTTAACTGTGTCAGCTCAATTGCATTTGGAAACGCTGTTGAACTCCACAAATAAGACATGGTCTTTAATCCCATGTTTTAGAGCGGAGAAGAGTAATACAAATAGACatcttttggaattttgGATGCTCGAATTGGAATTGGCATATATTGACGACTTGGAACCACTCTTGGATTTCATTAGGGAATTCATCATATATTTAGTCAAACAATGTCGTGAGcatgaaaatgatttgtTGCCTCGATATTATCCTAATGGGGTCGATGATAGGGAAACTATCTTGACAAGGTGGgattcattaattgatcCATCCAAATGGAATACTGTTACATACGATGATGCTATTAAGAAATTACAAGAATCTGGTCAGGATTTTGTCTTTAAACCCACTTGGGGGAAGGCATTACAATCGGAACATGAGAAATGGTTGGCAGAATCATACTTTAATGGAACGCCCGTATTTGTTACCAAATATCCAAAAGATTGTAAGGCCTTTTATATGAAACAAACTCCCGAAAATCCAGAAACCGTCGAATGTTTTGATCTATTGGTACCAGGGATGggtgaaattattggagGTTCATTGAGAGAGAATAACTCAGCAAAATTAGAATCGGAAATGGATAGAAGGGGTATGAATAAGAGGGGAGAATTGAACTGGTATATAGATTTGAGGAAGAATGGATCCGTACCACATGGTGGATTCGGTCTAGGCTTAGAAAGGTTGATTTCTTATCTATTTGGTAATCATAATATAAAGGATGCAATCCCATTCCCAAGAAGTGCTGATTCCCAAATCAAATtatga
- the GEA1 gene encoding Arf family guanine nucleotide exchange factor GEA1 (ancestral locus Anc_1.455) yields the protein MSNRLTLAVDPKAVILRQCVILSKTLRNDSKQRATHLQSASMAAILGGGSEVFMDDSEPSIEIFENPSLNKYNNPFLTEIIQLERNLNSIEPIQNIELITILQPFLTIIKDDSASGYLTALALDAVHTILLLELHTDESLENIKAHRELMNSLTHCRFQGSHKVSDDTVLYKVINIVQLVFNCKFGDTMSDSIVYDTLQSVLSLACNKKRTEVLRNAAESTVLLITVNIFKKLKYAKPSESTQVYINDETYSRKSLQLDILGTRPSNDLPIRISDDRTASNITPSIKEEESINSEVESIISDNDFDKSYGIGIIANYCNLLLSLILPENRTKHTSSSRILGLKIFTTMFETAGDVFLSHPKLFNLLSDPIFKCVLFIIQTSDKISILEAALELFTTIAVTFGSRLKMQLELTLKYCFDVLLDLQPKQNIIKELIVEHLALLWTHSETFFLSTFISYDCDLDSSDIATRFLEIMVQLTKPSSTLHTTEFIPPICLGALITVINNISTYSNNIAKDKFDDASRKVVPNGLKQRDRKELFIKCAKAFNKKAKVGLEMFVENQFIKSDNDLDISQFLFANSGRLNKKVIGLLLCDPSRSSLLKSFMNLLNFKHLRIDEALRIFLTKFRLPGESQQIERIVEAFSWKYVQDQDYDPSQLRYADTDASLEDRTQITCVQPNSDSVFVLSYSIIMLNTDLHNPQVKEHMSFEDYADNLKGCYNETHDFPRHYIQKIYTSIRDKEIVMPEEFHGTEQWFEDSWSNQISTNTVITEMPENTELNIIKEMSQLELLQFYKSMFRQVGEAIINCLFNLLSISTEMATSEVLLKAIKKCANIVILFGLKELSFIISHDLAKMSTLLDNFEKNTTGTSSEINDDVSIDAAWKSFPLIEVIDEENKISIPVSTETIKLGKSLKAQGSLRLFFDLVNQTSSRDIQLYHDVIGVIVILFENLLLDPNFLTHFEVTWKLSSLSTPASELRISKVVRMNKSLLSSFAAYLKGDDEPKEEDIDHARTALGCVSGIDFTESIFKNKNLVTSNFVEVLLESIHISRSLENERFFEHELLFLIETSIFMTMFHKLDNTLYQIIFEKVNSILNDVDILSKDTVRRLASYKLILLPNLDNSAGLLIEFINQCLLKQNEIFTEDYFDTDEGEVFISRILQIISEMKSGKNEVLSNEYFWEWSLLVSNMKKHSMTIYTFQESIIQNENNITKKNLKHVLKLLDSIATLGSIGSVWEIEYDRLVLRGDHPDINENPHQGLIDISLKSVNMTARLLKENEVEDFSNDDIITVIQTLVHQCLNPCDQIRSYALSSLEDAILENRHINSGDGSLIEKIIEQGLTPVISDLTNINSTGAQSDEDDRKKHDLINHMIVSMIGRIYLYYLKQGICTANTYMIVLGAFNHFVDDPKMETELQRLITEKDKIEAERDTSVVKESATIQTN from the coding sequence ATGTCGAACCGTCTAACTTTAGCTGTAGATCCAAAGGCTGTCATTCTAAGACAATGTGTAATTCTATCGAAGACCCTAAGGAATGATAGTAAACAAAGGGCAACACATCTCCAATCTGCCAGTATGGCTGCGATTCTCGGCGGAGGAAGTGAGGTGTTTATGGATGACAGTGAACCTAGtatagaaatatttgaaaatccatctttgaataaatataataatcCATTTCTTACTGAGATAAtacaattggaaagaaatcTAAATTCCATAGAACCAATTCAGAATATTGAGCTCATTACCATATTGCAACCATTCCttaccattattaaagatgatTCGGCATCTGGTTATCTTACAGCGCTTGCATTAGATGCTGTCCACACAATCTTATTACTGGAATTACATACAGATGAatcattggaaaatattaaggCTCACAGGGAGCTTATGAATTCCTTAACTCATTGCAGATTTCAGGGATCGCATAAAGTGTCTGATGATACGGTGCTTTATAAAGTTATTAACATTGTCCAACTTGTTTTTAATTGCAAATTTGGAGATACGATGTCTGATTCGATAGTATACGATACCTTGCAAAGTGTATTGTCTTTGGCCTGTAATAAAAAGAGGACAGAGGTTCTAAGGAATGCAGCTGAATCAACAGTGCTATTAATTACTgtgaatatatttaaaaagtTGAAATATGCGAAGCCATCCGAGTCTACCCAAGTTTATATTAATGATGAGAcatattcaagaaaaagtTTACAATTAGACATATTGGGAACTCGTCCGAGCAATGACTTACCAATTAGAATAAGTGATGACAGAACCGCTAGTAATATTACCCCTTcaataaaagaagaagaatcgATCAATTCAGAGGTAGAATCAATTATATCAGAcaatgattttgataaaagCTATGGAATTGGGATAATAGCAAATTATTGTAACTTATTGCTTTCCCTGATTCTTCCTGAGAACCGAACGAAGCATACTTCTTCGAGTAGAATATTAGGTCTAAAAATATTTACGACTATGTTTGAAACTGCTGGAGATGTTTTCTTGTCACAtccaaaattattcaacCTTCTGTCAGATCCAATATTTAAATGTgttttattcattatacAAACTTCGGACAAGATTTCCATACTGGAAGCAGCATTAGAGCTTTTCACGACCATAGCGGTTACCTTTGGGTCTCGTTTGAAAATGCAACTTGAATTGACTTTAAAGTATTGCTTCGATGTACTTTTAGACCTTCAACccaaacaaaatattatcaaagaattgATAGTGGAACATCTGGCACTCCTTTGGACACATTCAGAAACCTTCTTTTTATCTACATTCATATCCTATGACTGTGATTTAGATAGTTCAGATATCGCTACCAGATTCTTAGAAATCATGGTACAGCTAACCAAACCTAGCTCCACTTTACATACCACTGAATTTATCCCACCTATTTGTCTTGGTGCGTTAATCACAGtgattaataatatttccaCATATTCCAACAATATAGCAAAAgataaatttgatgatgcaAGTAGGAAAGTAGTACCGAATGGCCTCAAACAAAGGGATCGCAAAGAGctatttattaaatgcGCGAAAGCTTTCAATAAAAAGGCTAAGGTTGGTCTTGAAATGTTTGTTGAGAATCAGTTTATAAAATCTGACAATGATCTTGATATATCTCAGTTTCTTTTCGCTAACAGTGGTCGATTGAACAAGAAAGTCATCGGATTACTACTCTGCGACCCATCAAGGAGTTCTTTACTCAAATCTTTTATGAACttattaaatttcaaacatCTGAGAATAGATGAGGCTCTTCGAATATTTTTAACTAAGTTTAGATTACCTGGGGAGTCACAgcaaattgaaagaattgttGAAGCCTTTTCATGGAAGTATGTCCAAGATCAGGATTACGATCCCTCGCAACTTCGATACGCTGATACAGATGCCTCTTTGGAGGACAGAACCCAAATTACCTGCGTTCAACCAAATTCGGACTCGGTGTTTGTTTTAAGTTATTCCATTATAATGCTAAATACTGATTTACACAATCCGCAGGTCAAAGAGCACATGTCGTTTGAAGATTACGCAGACAATCTAAAGGGTTGCTATAACGAAACACATGATTTTCCACGTCATTATATTCAGAAAATATACACTTCCATAAGGGATAAGGAAATTGTAATGCCTGAGGAGTTCCATGGGACTGAACAATGGTTTGAAGATTCATGGAGTAATCAAATATCCACTAACACAGTAATTACTGAAATGCCAGAAAATACAGAGCTGAAtataattaaagaaatgaGTCAACTAGAATTGTTACAATTCTATAAATCAATGTTTAGACAGGTGGGTGAAGCTATTATCAATTGTCTCTTCAATCTATTATCAATTAGTACAGAAATGGCCACTTCTGAGGTTCTTCTTAAAGCCATTAAAAAATGTGcaaatattgttattttGTTTGGGTTGAAGGAGTTgtcttttattatttctcATGATCTGGCAAAGATGAGCACACTTCTTGATAATTTCGAAAAAAATACTACTGGAACATCTTCTGAAATAAACGATGATGTTTCCATTGACGCTGCATGGAAATCTTTCCCTTTAATCGAAGTTATTGacgaagaaaataaaatcagTATTCCGGTTAGCACGGAGACCATTAAATTGGGTAAGTCACTGAAAGCACAAGGAAGCTTAAGATTATTTTTCGATCTTGTTAATCAAACATCTTCACGTGATATACAACTTTACCATGATGTTATTGGTGTGATAGTTATTCTTTTTGAGAATCTGTTGCTTGATCCAAATTTCTTAACACACTTTGAAGTTACTTGGAAGTTGAGCTCACTTTCAACTCCTGCCTCTGAACTGCGCATCAGCAAAGTTGTTAGGATGAATAAAAGTttactttcttcatttgcCGCATATTTAAAGGGTGATGATGAGCCCAAGGAAGAAGACATTGACCATGCACGGACTGCCTTGGGTTGTGTTTCCGGCATCGACTTTACCGAATCcatcttcaagaataaAAATCTCGTTACCTCAAATTTTGTGGAAGTATTGCTTGAATCTATTCACATTTCCAGGTCGttagaaaatgaaagattcTTTGAACACGAACTACTATTTCTAATAGAGACTTCTATTTTTATGACTATGTTTCATAAACTTGACAATACTTTATACCAGATAATCTTCGAGAAAGTGAATAGTATATTAAATGATGTGGACATTCTTTCCAAGGATACAGTCAGGCGCCTTGCTTCCTACAAGTTGATATTGTTACCTaatttggataattcaGCGGGCCTATTAATCGAATTTATAAATCAATGTTTGTTGAAGCAAAATGAGATATTTACTGAAGACTATTTTGATACTGACGAAGGTGAAGTATTTATTAGCAGGATATTACAAATTATCTCTGAAATGAAGTCAGGTAAGAATGAAGTATTGTCTAATGAATATTTCTGGGAGTGGTCACTCCTAGTATCTAACATGAAAAAACATTCAATGACGATATATACATTCCAAGAAAGTATTATTCAGAATGAGAATAATATTACGAAGAAGAATCTAAAGCATGTgttgaaattattagataGCATAGCAACCTTAGGCTCCATTGGTAGTGTATGGGAAATTGAATATGATCGTCTAGTGTTAAGGGGAGATCACCCAGATATTAATGAGAATCCTCATCAGGGCTTAATTGacatttctttaaaatctGTAAATATGACTGCACGTCtattgaaggaaaatgagGTTGAAGATTTTTCCAATGACGATATTATCACTGTTATTCAAACTTTAGTTCATCAATGCTTGAATCCGTGTGACCAAATTCGGTCATATGCTCTAAGTTCATTAGAAGATGCCATCCTTGAAAATAGGCATATAAATAGTGGTGATGGTTCTTTAATTGAGAAGATAATAGAGCAAGGATTGACGCCTGTCATTAGTGATTTAACGAATATTAACAGTACTGGTGCTCAaagtgatgaagatgatagGAAGAAACATGATTTGATAAACCATATGATAGTTTCCATGATTGGTAGGATCTATCTTTACTATTTGAAACAAGGCATATGCACGGCCAATACGTACATGATAGTATTAGGTGCTTTCAATCATTTTGTTGACGATCCTAAAATGGAGACTGAATTACAAAGATTGATAACGGAGAAGGATAAAATTGAGGCAGAACGTGATACTAGTGTTGTGAAAGAATCGGCAACTATACAGACAAATTAA
- the PET18 gene encoding Pet18p (ancestral locus Anc_1.439), with product MTTTTQKLLTKYQDIYKKATEHNLTNELCQGTLSDRTLYAYLAQDVQFFETGLKLICKITSMAPETDSLITLAKKIGFFANDENTYFRDCLELLAPSLSTEDREKFDNKLIPGVDSYVQYLEELTNDDFTYAELITYLWAAEQIYLQWAHESPRKSSLHWKYQTWIDLHDGEHFITWVDFLAKEVNNLTVEEVEGVFAKVTAHEFEFFDKCYSA from the coding sequence ATGACTACCACAACTCAAAAACTATTGACCAAGTATCAGGACATTTATAAGAAGGCCACCGAACATAACTTAACCAATGAATTATGTCAAGGGACTTTGAGTGATCGTACACTATATGCTTATTTAGCACAAGATGttcaattctttgaaactggtttaaaattaatttgCAAGATTACTTCAATGGCCCCAGAAACAGACAGCTTAATAACTCTTGCCAAGAAGATTGGATTCTTTGCGAACGATGAGAATACTTACTTCAGAGATTGTTTGGAATTATTGGCGCCATCCTTATCCACTGAAGATAGAGAGAAATTCGACAACAAGTTGATTCCAGGTGTGGATTCCTACGTAcaatatttggaagaattgaCTAATGATGACTTCACCTATGCTGAACTAATTACATATCTATGGGCTGCCgaacaaatttatttacaatGGGCACATGAATCACCAAGGAAAAGCAGTTTGCATTGGAAATATCAAACATGGATAGATTTACATGATGGTGAGCATTTCATAACTTGGGTTGATTTTCTTGCCAAAGAAGTTAATAACTTGACCGTTGAGGAAGTCGAAGGTGTATTCGCCAAGGTTACTGCTcatgaatttgaatttttcgATAAGTGTTATTCAGCTTAG
- the NPP1 gene encoding nucleotide diphosphatase/phosphodiesterase NPP1 (ancestral locus Anc_1.444), protein MSGDTRFPEPDEFAIPDEDTDQDFDTFDHSSRTPEEDASIGLDDDYMDSMRNKSRFNGKRVWNKMKYWWWRQPFLQGRDFFKSNADSNGIQLYELDSNGNPIHPDGDDEFNMNAFPHFRSNRRRFTFLKGPIFKKIIPILIVLSLFIFLMVKITKSTPSSKNYFDHNFSFDPYIKYSNGTMDFYPITILLSISGFHPSLISAKNTPFLHGLYSLDLADSLNITTTPYMLPSFPSESISNLYSILTGQYPENHGALLLGEMLRERSEDEMKEDEELGWNSYNISVPLWSSIESAYSKSTKDAKGNFPFKVASSNWPILQEMYDNSTLPYYYDEEDLIIINADKTQKKKQDKIAKKKKKYPHRMDLDNIFQYVDMTSIDERPQLILDGISELLDYSSIHGYSINDPEFESLLSDIDEFVEALFSNLQERNLLDFTNVLIFSENGVNSIALKKNVVFWEDVLPKAKQEKLISHVVNDEKSSAFVVFVKKDVNINEVYHDIKKYFNYTRPQNDTSVTSEDLAMGSADIKNHFKIYLNGNFPPSFKFNKIKNFNELDMMNSIWIIPDSNYSIMTKSKYKTIGKEKSSNKLENKKEDVYFGQSGNAPHESDMRSLFIGVGPSFPSSTNGTMLPVFENVELYNLICDICGVSKNDRVANDGDANYFNEKFGGPIDESLFYKVSHDDFAHLAAQFGNYSTYNIMWGGYPAYEAEPEPEPEYEDEDEDTEEQENIFTSATPTPESTPIRSTRTIQPSSTTTSTKTTSAASEPVMDLIDAGMSWWNELLDDGKELLNSVIEDLVD, encoded by the coding sequence ATGAGCGGAGATACAAGGTTTCCAGAACCTGACGAATTTGCTATTCCTGACGAAGACACTGATCAAGATTTTGATACATTTGATCATTCTAGTCGAACCccagaagaagatgcaAGTATAGGACTTGATGATGATTACATGGACTCAATGAGAAATAAGTCTCGCTTTAACGGTAAGAGAGTATGGaataaaatgaaatattggtGGTGGCGACAACCATTCCTTCAAGGACGTGATTTTTTTAAATCTAATGCTGACTCCAACGGGATTCAACTTTATGAATTAGATAGTAATGGCAATCCAATACATCCTGATggagatgatgaatttaatatGAATGCTTTCCCCCATTTCAGAAGCAATCGCAGAAGGTTTACATTCCTCAAGGGaccaatatttaaaaagatTATTCCTATTCTAATTGTATTATCacttttcatatttttgatGGTAAAGATAACGAAATCAacaccttcttcaaaaaattattttgatcaTAATTTTAGCTTTGACCCCTAcatcaaatattccaatggTACTATGGATTTTTATCCGATCacaattttattatccatTTCAGGGTTCCACCCTTCTTTGATCTCGGCAAAAAACACACCATTTTTACATGGGTTATATTCTTTGGACTTGGCagattctttaaatataaCGACGACTCCATATATGCTTCCAAGTTTCCCCAGTGAATCAATTTCTAATTTATATTCCATATTGACTGGACAATACCCTGAAAATCATGGTGCTCTTCTTCTCGGTGAAATGTTAAGAGAACGttcagaagatgaaatgaaggaagatgaagaattgggGTGGAATTCCTACAATATCAGTGTGCCACTTTGGTCAAGCATTGAATCTGCgtattcaaaatcaacaaaAGATGCTAAAGGTAATTTCCCATTTAAAGTTGCTAGTAGTAATTGGCCCATTTTACAAGAAATGTATGACAATTCCACTCTTCCTTACTATtatgatgaggaagatttgattattattaatgcaGATAAGACacagaaaaagaaacaagataAGATtgccaagaagaagaagaaatatccTCATAGGATGGatcttgataatattttccaatatgTGGATATGACATCTATTGATGAACGACCACAACTAATTTTGGATGGTATTAGTGAGTTACTGGATTATTCCTCAATTCATGGTTATTCTATTAATGATCCggaatttgaaagtttgTTGAGcgatattgatgaatttgtgGAAGCATTGTTTAGCAATTTACAGGAGagaaatttattagatTTTACTAATGTGTTAATTTTTAGTGAGAATGGTGTTAACAGTATTgcattaaagaaaaatgttgTGTTTTGGGAGGATGTATTACCCAAGGCCAAGCAAGAAAAGTTAATATCACATGTAGTGAATGATGAAAAGAGTTCTGCATTTGTTGTATTTGTGAAGAAGGATGTCAATATCAATGAAGTTTACCATGATATAAAGAAGTATTTTAATTACACAAGGCCTCAAAATGATACCAGTGTTACTAGTGAGGATCTAGCCATGGGAAGTGCAGATATTAAGAATCATTTTAAGATATATTTGAACGGTAATTTCCCACCCtcttttaaattcaataagattaaaaatttcaatgaattagatatgatgaattcaatttggataattcCGGATTCCAATTATTCCATTATGACAAAGAGTAAATACAAGACGATAGGAAAGGAGAAGAGTTCCAATAAGCTTGAAAATAAGAAAGAGGATGTTTACTTTGGTCAATCTGGGAATGCGCCTCATGAAAGTGATATGAGGTCTCTATTCATTGGAGTTGGACCATCATTCCCCTCTAGTACAAATGGTACAATGCTACCTGTCTTTGAGAATGTGGAACtttataatttaatttgtgATATATGCGGTGTTTCCAAGAATGATCGAGTTGCCAATGATGGTGACgcaaattatttcaatgaaaaatttggtgGACCCATAGATGAGAGTTTATTCTACAAGGTCAGCCATGATGATTTCGCACATTTGGCCGCACAATTCGGTAATTACAGCACCTACAATATTATGTGGGGCGGATACCCTGCGTATGAGGCAGAACCAGAACCAGAACCAGAATACGAAGACGAAGACGAGGACACGGAGGAACAAGAGAATATATTTACCAGTGCGACGCCCACCCCGGAGAGCACGCCTATTCGAAGCACCAGGACCATACAGCCCTCCAGCACTACCACCAGCACCAAAACCACCTCTGCCGCAAGCGAGCCCGTCATGGACCTCATCGACGCAGGGATGAGCTGGTGGAACGAACTGCTCGACGATGGCAAGGAGTTGCTTAATAGTGTCATCGAGGACCTGGTGGACTGA
- the RHB1 gene encoding putative GTPase RHB1 (ancestral locus Anc_1.443) has product MDYSLSSPPTKTFQRKIAVLGAKNVGKTTLTIRYVESRFLESYYPTVENHFTKLIDFKNQHFTLEIVDTAGQDESSLLNLKSLAGVRGVILCYSVVNRSTFDMIPVVWDKLLDQLERDDIPVIIVGNKIDLRNDLDNRTVVTKQEGKKLANLIRSSDKNIKAGFIECSAKDDTNVGTTFQKLLKQMELLEASHGYQEDNGDDNKCSIM; this is encoded by the coding sequence ATGGACTACTCATTATCATCCCCACCGACTAAGACctttcaaagaaagattGCTGTTCTTGGAGCGAAAAACGTTGGCAAGACCACGCTGACAATACGATATGTGGAATCTCGTTTCCTTGAATCATATTATCCTACCGTTGAGAACCATTTCACGAAATTGATAGATTTTAAGAATCAGCACTTTACGTTGGAGATTGTAGATACTGCTGGACAGGATGAATCATCgttattgaatttgaagtcGTTGGCTGGTGTAAGAGGAGTTATTCTCTGTTATAGCGTTGTTAATAGAAGCACTTTTGATATGATACCCGTTGTTTGGGATAAATTATTGGACCAACTGGAAAGAGACGATATTCCTGTCATAATCGTGGgtaataaaattgatttaaGGAATGACCTCGATAATCGAACAGTCGTTACCAAGCAAGAAGGTAAAAAGTTGGCGAACTTGATCCGCAGTAGTGACAAGAACATTAAAGCTGGATTTATTGAATGTTCAGCTAAAGATGATACAAATGTGGGCACAACATTCCAGAAACTGCTCAAGCAAATGGAACTACTGGAGGCATCACATGGTTACCAGGAAGACAatggtgatgataataaatgtAGCATAATGTAA
- the MAK32 gene encoding Mak32p (ancestral locus Anc_1.440), whose amino-acid sequence MTIPPLLLTNGMFIIDDIETQDGRKFRDVPGGAGTFTILGAQVVLSSLLQAHEQNNFIRWIVDRGVDFPQKLTSIIHSWNSGVVFRDDHSRLTTKGINYYGENELRTFAYLTPKRQIGVKDWIEIVGGVENNMKAVQGLHLVCSPKRCLDILNGLNRENSDLTIFWEPLPSCCNIENLGLIQEVLKRKERVVISPNSEEAARMFGLGEPNNYEEYKSVLLQFNDEKVMNDKNICVLRCGKDGNLVLSPRNTSLKRKISKFPAFHSKSQEKVIDPTGGGNSFLGGFAVGFLLTKDLGIASICGNISAGCIIEQIGIPLYNPTTRNWNNRSFEERLIEYKDTHGLDFSVEEVYKNLNVSLSLIKKTNYSIEYKNLS is encoded by the coding sequence ATGACTATACCCCCATTACTTCTTACGAATGGGATGTTTATCATTGATGACATTGAAACTCAGGATGGTAGGAAGTTTAGAGATGTACCTGGAGGCGCTGGAACATTTACCATCTTAGGAGCCCAAGTTGTTCTCAGCTCTCTTCTTCAGGCTcatgaacaaaataattttatcaGATGGATAGTAGATAGAGGTGTAGATTTTCCTCAGAAATTGACTTCCATTATTCATTCTTGGAATTCGGGTGTGGTCTTCAGGGATGATCATTCTAGATTAACTACAAAGGGAATCAATTATTATGGAGAAAATGAACTTCGAACATTTGCATATTTGACTCCAAAGAGACAGATTGGCGTTAAGGATTGGATAGAAATTGTTGGTGGAGtagaaaataatatgaaaGCGGTACAGGGACTTCACCTCGTTTGTTCACCAAAACGTTgtcttgatattttaaatGGATTAAATAGAGAGAACTCAGACTTGACCATCTTTTGGGAACCCCTTCCTAGTTGTTGTAACATCGAAAATTTAGGTCTCATTCAAGAGGTTTTAAAACGTAAGGAGAGGGTAGTAATTTCTCCAAACTCTGAAGAAGCTGCAAGAATGTTTGGTTTGGGGGAACCAAATAATTACGAGGAATACAAAAGTGTCCTTCTCCAATTCAATGATGAGAAAGTTATGAATGATAAGAATATTTGTGTATTAAGATGTGGAAAGGATGGTAACCTCGTATTAAGTCCTAGAAACACTTcattaaaaagaaaaatatcCAAGTTTCCAGCATTTCATTCAAAATCGCAAGAGAAAGTGATTGACCCAACTGGTGGTGGTAATTCCTTTCTTGGTGGATTTGCGGTTGGATTTTTGCTGACAAAGGATCTCGGTATTGCCAGTATTTGTGGGAATATATCCGCAGGTTGTATTATAGAACAGATAGGTATTCCACTGTATAACCCGACTACGaggaattggaataatCGATCGTTTGAAGAAAGGTTGATTGAGTACAAAGATACTCATGGTTTGGATTTTTCTGTCGAGGAAGTATacaagaatttgaatgtatcattatcattaattaaaaagACAAACTATAGCattgaatataaaaatCTAAGCTGA
- the PMP1 gene encoding proteolipid ATPase (ancestral locus Anc_1.446) — MLPGGVILVFILVGLAIIAILSTIIYRKWQARQKGLQRF, encoded by the coding sequence ATGTTACCAGGTGGTGTTATTCTAGTTTTCATCTTAGTCGGTTTGGCTATTATCGCCATTTTAAGTACTATCATCTACAGAAAGTGGCAAGCTAGACAAAAGGGTTTGCAAAGATTCTAA